GCGCGGAATTTAATCTGTGAAGCGAGTCGCGCGGTTTTTCACAGTTTCAGCGCGCTCAGAGAAAGACCAGCTGGACAGGTAAACATCTGCGGCCTGAAGAAATCCTCACTTGATCACCGGTCAGACATGGCGACTCCTCCGAAGCGGCTCCGCGGAGCTCCGACCGGCTCCCCGCTCTCCGGCTCCCGCAGACACAGGAAGATCTCCATCGAGGGAAACATCGGTGAGTTCTTCCTCAGAACCTCTGGACTCAAGAACAGAACCTCTGGACTCAAGAACAGAACCTGAGCCAACCAGAACCCGTCCGACCCGCCGGAATCGAAGCAGGTGGTGGGAACAAAGCGGGCCAGCCGCTGGTGGAAGGTCCGGGCCGGACTGCGATAAAACAGCGGCCCCGCCGTTTTGGACCAGACAGACCCACCAAATATAAAGCCTCcgtatttatgattttttaaaattctttatttttggtttgtccCAGCACAGCAcacaataaaacttaaaataaataaagtgataataatacaacaataacaaataacAGTGAGTAGCGATAGTCTtaaggacacacacacatatcgcTCAGTACAttactaaaaatatattcaacatTTAAGACACACAGCTCTAGAGACTGTATTAATTATAACGAACTTAGGAGGGACGAATGCGTGTTTACGAAGGAGAGAAATGGTGTCTGTTTTCCACTCAGCATCACATTTCACTGCATCACTCCCTGTGGTCGGCAGCTGAACTGTCAGCTGGATTCATGTTTTTCGGTTTGTAGGGTTTAGTAAGAGAGGAGCTGATTGATGGGTCCTGGTTCAGTCAGTGGCTGCTGATCAGCTGATGGATCGGTGCTGatcaggcgtgtgtgtgtgtgtgtgtgcgcagcTGCAGGTAAATCCACCTTCGTCCGCATCCTCCAGGCTTCTTCCTCAGAATGGGAGGTGATCCCAGAACCGATCGGGAAGTGGTGCAACGTTCAGAGCGACGGCGACAACGTCTACCAGGTGAGCAGCTGAGGCAGCCCGTCAGAGGCTGGTCCAGAGTGGGAGGAGCTTCCTGTTGTAGATCTGCAGAGACCAGAATTGACTCTTCGTGATGTTTGCTTCATTTCATGCTGGTGGTCCTACAGAGAAGTAATGAAGAAAGTTAATTGATCATAAATTCAATATGAAGCAGCAGGAAATAAACTGCAGCTGAATAACAGAAAGttatgttgaagttttggtgttttaaagaCTAATATGAAAGTTTAGGTTCTTCAGACTGAAGGGTGAAAGTTTCTCCAAACTGATCAGCGAGAcaatctgacctctgacctctgtccACGCGCCTAGGAGCTGAGTTCCTCCCAGAAGAGTGGAGGGAACCTCCTGCAGATGCTGTATGACAAGCCGAGCCGCTGGGCCTACACCTTCCAGGTAAGTGCAGCAGAATCCGCCCCCTGAGGCTGCGCTGCGCCTCACCTGAGCCTCACCTGTGCAGAGCTACGCCTGCCTGAGCAGAGTCCGGTCTCAGCTTCAGCCTCCATCAGCCAAGCTGCAGCAGGCGGAGAACCCGGTTCAATTCTACGAACGCTCCGTCTACTCAGACAGGtaccgaccagaaccagaaccccaCCAGCCGGGATCGGTTCCTCCAGAACCTGATCTGGATTTCTCTACAAATCAAACCGCTGTGTTTCTGTGGCCGAGTGTGAAAGGTCGTTGTCACGGCTGCGCCTGGCAGGTTCTGTCAGGGTTCTGGCTTGGCCCGAGATTCTGACTGAAACCCAACAGAACCGTTTCCCTCTCCACCTGTCTCAGGTACGTCTTTGCGTCCAACCTGTTTGAGAGCGGCAACTTCCTGGACACGGAGTGGAGCGTCTACCAGGACTGGCACTCCTGGTTGctgaaccagtttgaacccGACATCGCCCTGGACGCCATCATCTACCTGAGAGCCCCCCCGCAGGTAAACGACctctccctcccctcccccaccaGGTGAACGGCCTGGTTCTGAAAGCAAAACCAGGTCGGTCACCTGGCCGGGTCTGAGTAACTGATATAAACAGAGCAGATCTTCAGAATGCGGTGCCTTCAGGGTCCTCTGTGTGTTGCAGCGCTGCATGCAGCGGCTGCTGCACCGCGGCCGGCAGGAGGAGCAGGGAATCCCTCTGGAGTATCTGGAGCAGCTGCACTTCAAACACGAGGCGTGGCTCTATGACAGGAACCTCCGGTAACTGAGCACGCTCAgacggctgctgctgctgcgttcaGGGTCAATgggataaaataatttttctgtgcGTGCAGGCTGGACTTTGAGTACCTCAGTGAActtcctgttctggttctggacgtGAACGAAGACTTTCAGAACGATCGGATCAAGCAGGAAGACATCGTTGATAAGGTGCTTTTATACTGAAAGTCTGGTgaagcttttattctgaagttgaacacagcttttattctgaaagtcTGGTCACATGACATTCATTTGTCCTGCAGGTCAGGGAGTTTCTCAGCACACTATGAAACTCCTCCAATCACCTCACAGAATGTCAACAGCAAGGCTTCTGATTGGACAGCAGCTCATTATGATGCCCCCCTATTGCGACTCtgtaaagtttaatttgttcagGGGTTATAGTGAAagtgcctctgtgtgtgtgtgtgtgtgtgtgtgtaggtgtatGTGTATTTatgcttcagtttttttaaatttttttttattgctcttacACTGGAAGTGTTCCTGTTTACTACACAGTAAGGAGACAGTGAACGCATCGCATCCtatattctgtaaataaattaaattggaCCCAAACTGCTCTGAgtctgtttctggttctggatggagTCAGCGCAGTTAAGGACCCAGCTCTGAATAAGACGCTGATAGACCTTAGAAATCTGAAcctttttttgccttttatgtttattaaacCTGTATTTTCTGGTTGTCATGGAAATGTGAAGCTCTCCAGTCATCGCTCCTATAATGAATCTGAATGTTTCAATGGTTCTGGTCCATTTCCACCAATCAGCCTCTCAGAAAACGCTGAACCAAGTCTGATCTGGTTCCGGTTGGGTGGACCTGTGATGAACATCTGTCCAGAGTGGGTCCATCGGTTCTTGTCCTGTGCTGTAACCTAGAGCATCAACAAATTACCATTAAGATAACTGGGTGAGACTGACCCACGAATGCCCTGACCTGACCGGGGATTAAACTTTCACCAGTACTGGGTTAAAGATCCACAAAATGTTGTGACATCCTGACTCACTGAGTCTGACCAGAACCCAGACGGAGCAGAGATGTCCTCTGCTGCACCCAGAGGCAACAGCAGAGGATGTCCCAATGGCAGAGGAACACCAAATGGTCCCTCTACGGGCCCCTGATGGGACTGACCTGAGACAGGAACAAACTAAAGATCTAAAGACCCAGCTATCAGGAACACCGTCAGGTCGTTTCTGGGTCGACAGACTGCAGTGAGTGTCTCACCTGACATTGTGTCACCTTGAGGATAGGGCTGCTTCATTGCACTACAGAGGGCGAGGGAGTGAGAGCAGCAGAGTTTTGAGTGGAGTTTAGGATGGGTGGAGTTTATCGTTATGTTTGTCGTGGTTTAGCTTAGGAAAAGTTTGGTGGAATGTAAAGGCGAAAGGTCTTCTGCATAGCAGTGAAGATTCAGGGCTGAAGGGAGATGCTTCCAAGAGGGAGACGGTAATGGACGAACAGAAGAACACCGAGCCCTGGGGGATGGCTTGAGTAGAGGTAGAGGAAGAACTACTGGTGAGGTACAACCTAACCCAGGCTGGAGCAGACCAGAGGTCGCCTGTTGGTCCATCAAGGTTCCCTAAGTTGGACCTCATGCTACTGTCCGGTTCCCGGGTGTCAGTGATCTTTATGAATAGAACACGTTTATATTCTGCTTGAGATGCTCTCATGTGTCTCATCAGTTGAACAACCACACACCtgaggagaatttagagaactAGGCTTCCTCCCGTGTTATGTTATAATCTATGGTGGATCCATCCATGTTATAATCCATGGTGGATTCTctctggagtacccagagagaatcCACCATGCAAACTGAGATCCGGCCCAGGTCTcagaatcaaacccaggaccttctgaCTGCAAGGCAGTGATGCTACCATGAACTGATCATAGTCtctaaattttactttttgggTTACCCTATCATATGCAGGCTGCTGGAGATGGAAGGCTGGAGACCCTaacccttttatttttgttatgttttgtaaaaagaTCCTGTGAGCCTAGAAAGATGTcttctttttactgttttttaatcAGGGGTTGTTGCCATGGTTCCTGGGACTCATGGCAGGAGCGTTGTGCATATTTATGTATTGGTGGGCTGAACCCGGGCGGTCCACGCAGCACCTGCAGCTCTGCTTCATGCAGATCAGGATGAATGGAGGAATGTAGCGCAGCCTCAAGCGGGTTCATGCAGCTGAATGTTTCAGGATTCCCTACATGCCTTGTGAGGGACGCATGAAAACTCAAACTGTGAACTCTTACGCACGAGGCCCACGCTGAGCCTCCAGCAGcttcatcatgtctcctctgctgcctcctgattggctgagcgGCTCTATGTGACAAACTATGTGACCGACCACAGATGCTGCGAGGCTCGACCGACCTGCTGGGATGTTTGTTGTCTGGGACTCAGCTGGACCAAGAGGAGCCCAGCGAGGAACCGGGTCAGTGAAACAGACGGAGGTGGGGAGAAGGGGGCGGGGCGCGGGACAGGATGTTCTGTACTGACCTAGGTCAGAACAGCAGGTGGACTAGTGAAGCTAACCATAGGGTCAAAGGTTAACCTTCTGGAGACTCATTGTTCTGAGGATGTTAGCGTCAACCAGAATGCCGGTGCTGGACTCAGTCCTGTTTCCTTGTCCAATCATTTACCTCCAGCAGTtgtcctctgctgctccaccctGCTCCGTCCTCCAGTGCTCCAGTCCTCCAGCAGCCTGCAGACGGTAAGTACAGCCAGAaaatcctcttttctttttctgtaatcCTTCAGGAATTTCTCCAGACTGTTCAGATCTTTCAGGTTTA
This window of the Gambusia affinis linkage group LG15, SWU_Gaff_1.0, whole genome shotgun sequence genome carries:
- the zgc:110540 gene encoding deoxynucleoside kinase — protein: MATPPKRLRGAPTGSPLSGSRRHRKISIEGNIAAGKSTFVRILQASSSEWEVIPEPIGKWCNVQSDGDNVYQELSSSQKSGGNLLQMLYDKPSRWAYTFQSYACLSRVRSQLQPPSAKLQQAENPVQFYERSVYSDRYVFASNLFESGNFLDTEWSVYQDWHSWLLNQFEPDIALDAIIYLRAPPQRCMQRLLHRGRQEEQGIPLEYLEQLHFKHEAWLYDRNLRLDFEYLSELPVLVLDVNEDFQNDRIKQEDIVDKVREFLSTL